One window from the genome of Bradyrhizobium xenonodulans encodes:
- a CDS encoding TAXI family TRAP transporter solute-binding subunit has product MSLSESTNQTTSDAARRERRRSNSLLLALGIGFLVFGAASGALYYALRPDTLRIAVGPSGSDDDKVIQAMADAFAAESRTIRLAPVKTAGAAESLSLLGAGKADLAVGRGDLDMPAEAQTVAVVRKNFVVLWTPSGPATKSSKRKQTPKIKEVADLAGRHVGIIGRTPANAALLRVILSAVGVEADKVAVKHFGTDQIEELASDPRLDAFMAVGPLDSKITSEAIAATARTRGAPKFLAVETSEAIALKHPRYESEEIPPSVFNADPAWPEDKVETVSVSHLIVARKTLAETTVAAFFRQLFAVRQAIARQVPGAAHITKPDLEKDTELPVHRGAAAVIDGNERTFLDRYGDYFWFGLLLLSGIGSAAAWLRRYLNRDEREENTSHRKRILDMVSSARSAESNQQLLCLQREADAIIRETLECYDDGVIEQEELAAFGLVLELLSNAIAERRTALQRANVEPVRGAATIARGSGGT; this is encoded by the coding sequence ATGTCTTTGTCCGAGAGTACGAACCAGACGACCAGTGACGCGGCCCGCCGAGAGCGGAGAAGAAGCAATTCCTTGTTGTTGGCTCTCGGGATCGGATTTCTCGTTTTCGGTGCCGCATCGGGTGCTCTCTATTACGCGCTGCGGCCGGACACGCTCCGGATCGCCGTTGGACCCTCGGGCAGCGACGATGACAAGGTTATTCAGGCGATGGCCGATGCTTTCGCCGCCGAGAGCCGAACGATCAGGCTGGCGCCGGTCAAGACCGCGGGGGCGGCGGAGTCCCTCAGCCTCCTTGGAGCTGGCAAGGCCGACCTGGCCGTTGGTCGCGGCGACCTGGACATGCCGGCCGAGGCGCAGACCGTTGCGGTGGTGCGCAAGAACTTCGTCGTGCTGTGGACGCCCTCCGGTCCTGCAACCAAGAGCTCGAAAAGAAAGCAGACGCCGAAGATCAAGGAGGTTGCCGATCTCGCGGGGCGTCATGTCGGTATCATCGGGAGGACCCCGGCGAATGCCGCCCTGCTGCGCGTCATCCTGAGCGCCGTCGGGGTGGAGGCGGACAAGGTCGCGGTGAAGCACTTTGGCACGGACCAGATCGAGGAGCTGGCGAGCGATCCGCGCCTCGATGCCTTCATGGCGGTCGGGCCGCTCGACAGCAAAATCACATCGGAGGCGATTGCTGCGACGGCGCGCACACGAGGCGCGCCGAAATTTCTCGCCGTCGAGACGTCGGAAGCGATCGCCTTGAAGCACCCCCGGTATGAATCCGAGGAAATTCCGCCCAGCGTCTTCAATGCGGATCCGGCTTGGCCGGAAGATAAAGTCGAGACCGTAAGCGTCAGCCACCTCATCGTGGCGAGGAAGACGCTGGCCGAGACCACGGTGGCCGCGTTCTTTCGGCAGCTCTTTGCCGTTCGCCAGGCGATCGCGAGGCAGGTCCCCGGCGCCGCTCACATCACCAAGCCGGACCTCGAGAAGGACACCGAGCTCCCGGTCCATCGGGGAGCGGCAGCCGTCATTGACGGCAACGAACGTACGTTTCTCGACCGCTACGGCGATTACTTCTGGTTCGGCCTCCTGCTGCTCTCCGGCATCGGCTCGGCCGCAGCCTGGCTGCGTCGCTATTTGAACCGCGACGAAAGGGAGGAAAACACCAGCCATCGCAAGAGAATCCTGGACATGGTTTCCAGTGCGCGGAGCGCAGAGTCCAACCAGCAGCTTCTCTGTCTCCAGCGCGAGGCCGATGCGATCATCCGTGAAACACTCGAGTGCTACGACGACGGTGTCATCGAGCAGGAGGAGCTCGCGGCATTCGGACTGGTGCTCGAGCTGTTGAGCAACGCCATCGCCGAGAGGCGGACCGCGTTGCAACGTGCCAATGTCGAACCCGTTCGGGGAGCAGCCACAATAGCGCGCGGATCGGGCGGCACGTAA
- a CDS encoding avidin/streptavidin family protein, with product MSWVGSWRNQFGSVLRIISEVEGRIEGTFETALEDSGFYGQTVQVTGFHRGNCIGFTAVGSSASGDRVVTYAGLLRHGKMETTWFVVADQALSAASEGDPAKLQPLNWWRAVTTNVDTFERT from the coding sequence ATGTCATGGGTCGGCAGTTGGCGAAACCAGTTCGGCTCCGTCTTGCGCATCATCAGCGAAGTCGAGGGGCGCATCGAAGGCACGTTCGAGACCGCGCTCGAAGACAGCGGCTTTTACGGGCAGACAGTGCAGGTCACCGGGTTTCATCGGGGCAATTGCATCGGCTTTACCGCAGTGGGCTCGTCGGCGAGCGGCGACCGCGTCGTGACATATGCGGGATTGTTGCGTCACGGCAAGATGGAGACCACCTGGTTCGTGGTCGCCGACCAGGCGCTGAGTGCCGCCAGCGAAGGTGATCCGGCCAAGCTCCAGCCGCTGAACTGGTGGCGCGCCGTGACGACCAACGTCGACACCTTCGAGCGGACGTAG
- a CDS encoding CYTH and CHAD domain-containing protein produces MNAETELKFRIAPRRLSSILRDNGSSGRRRERSEQTLVSTYFDTSKHKLRRHGVTLRVRKVEGRYVQTVKAGGTGGVTRGEWEHEVSGANPDLKKTRNTPLEDLASRKLPRKLKRVFETDVHRTALERRVRNSKIELAVDRGRISAGRRSRPVAELELELKSGRVADLFRLARDIERKTGAELDLRSKAERGYQLVAGSGGGAQRAEPIELKPELAPREAFRVIAHSTLRHVTANADPVRDMDAEGVHQMRVGLRRLRAAISLFADILPQASTARIKTELKWLTGELAPAREIDVFLKESIQPITERDVPRRGARAIRAKFSAERQAAFRRARDAVASARYRRLLIDVIEWIEAARPHADDDRAIAAYAADMLDRRIRKARKQGKRLNDLDPMQRHKLRIRIKKIRYAVDFFKSLYSDRNQKELAGLADRLKQIQSALGSLNDFMTHREMATEAALAAPPANRRAQAFASGVIVGQEREAARELMSDASKELHRLRRLRVAPGK; encoded by the coding sequence ATGAACGCAGAGACGGAACTGAAATTCCGGATTGCGCCGCGAAGATTATCCTCAATCCTGCGAGACAACGGCTCGAGCGGGCGCCGCCGCGAGCGGTCCGAGCAGACGCTCGTGTCGACTTATTTTGATACGAGCAAGCACAAACTCAGGCGTCACGGCGTGACGCTGCGGGTCCGCAAGGTCGAGGGCCGCTACGTGCAAACCGTCAAGGCGGGCGGCACGGGAGGCGTGACACGCGGCGAATGGGAGCACGAGGTCTCGGGTGCAAATCCCGATCTCAAGAAGACAAGGAATACGCCTCTCGAGGACCTCGCCAGCCGGAAACTTCCTCGTAAGCTGAAGCGCGTCTTCGAGACCGACGTTCATCGCACCGCGCTGGAGCGACGGGTCCGGAACAGCAAGATCGAACTTGCGGTCGACCGCGGCCGCATCAGCGCCGGCCGCCGTTCACGACCTGTTGCCGAGCTGGAGCTGGAATTGAAGTCCGGGCGTGTCGCAGACCTGTTCCGCCTGGCCCGCGACATCGAACGCAAAACGGGTGCGGAGCTTGATCTGCGCTCGAAGGCCGAGCGAGGCTACCAGCTTGTCGCGGGAAGCGGCGGCGGTGCGCAACGCGCCGAGCCGATCGAACTGAAGCCCGAGCTCGCGCCGCGCGAGGCGTTCCGCGTCATCGCTCACTCGACGCTGCGTCACGTCACGGCGAATGCCGATCCGGTGCGTGACATGGACGCCGAGGGCGTTCACCAGATGCGGGTCGGCCTGCGGCGCCTGCGCGCGGCGATCTCGCTGTTCGCCGACATCCTGCCGCAGGCGAGCACGGCACGGATCAAGACCGAGCTGAAATGGCTCACGGGCGAGCTGGCGCCGGCGCGTGAAATCGACGTGTTTCTGAAGGAGAGCATTCAGCCGATCACCGAACGGGACGTTCCGCGACGCGGCGCGCGCGCGATCCGCGCGAAATTCTCCGCGGAACGGCAGGCGGCATTCCGGCGTGCTCGCGACGCCGTTGCGTCGGCGCGTTACCGCCGCCTGCTGATCGACGTGATCGAATGGATCGAAGCCGCGCGGCCTCACGCCGACGATGACCGCGCGATCGCCGCCTACGCCGCTGATATGCTCGACCGGCGCATCCGGAAAGCGCGAAAGCAGGGCAAGCGCCTGAACGATCTCGATCCGATGCAGCGCCACAAGCTGCGGATCAGGATCAAGAAGATTCGCTATGCCGTCGACTTCTTCAAGAGCCTCTACAGCGATCGCAACCAGAAGGAGCTCGCAGGACTTGCCGACCGGCTGAAGCAGATTCAATCCGCTCTGGGATCGCTCAACGACTTCATGACGCACCGCGAGATGGCAACGGAGGCTGCATTGGCGGCGCCTCCTGCGAACCGCCGCGCCCAGGCTTTCGCATCCGGGGTCATCGTCGGCCAGGAACGCGAGGCGGCTCGCGAGCTGATGAGCGATGCCTCGAAGGAACTGCATCGATTGCGGCGGCTGCGCGTCGCGCCGGGCAAATGA
- a CDS encoding patatin-like phospholipase family protein: MDPVPEKLLDIYRQLNTDDRWALCLSGGGIRSAAFALGILQRMAALEVTSKRKDEKEAGPALTQFEYLSTVSGGGYIGSWLSAWLCRERKLGAPNPVVSALNQRYTVDQTRDHEEAEPVSNLRRNSHFLAPSFSSISPDLWSDVAGVLRNLFLNWILLVPPMILAVLITKALSFAVIDAHKITTDNTSGWFLGLMIVPTICFLMSLSFSAANRPARGCINVPQPRFLLCDLAPFLIGAALLVFVLQSQYGLSTLTKVTDTLGFKFDAQVKGARFYFNVIMRGAILGVLFFFLSWVLARAWPLVFGRSAQQSLAKRPKHPWIDLFAWCVAGAAFGLLSAAGLALLWYYSPPGADTAAARFACVLGLPWIVMARIVADVIYISFAESLSEVDVGLEFQARSSGLFTLAYIGWLLWFGLVLGAPPAATWIEGMLGIATVPSLATGGGISGLVSVILGASSKTRAAAEQVSGFRQYLGLNTIAAIAAAIFAAALVALLSIGWDAAFKSFEAGADHLPWMVVIVAGLLLVLLITAASRVLSINRYSLHSIYRNRLVRAFLGASRHEKDRDKTKNAFTDFDSSDSPYLHELWEHGVQPRGTNWKPFHVISGALNLVSSKNLAWQERMAAPFTFSPLHCGSGSAAFSDGAYRTTYATTKQPHPYGGPPLGLTLGTAMAISGAAVSPSMGYNSSPGVAFLMALFNVRLGWWLANPRGDNPDYAKAKPPFALRPFFMEMFGLTSETERWVYLTDGGHFENLGLYEMVRRRCRVIVVSDAGCDPDYTFEDLGNALRKIWIDLGVRIDLRGLDLLKKRFTERPSPAQDGPYWAIGDIRYSEADGGQSQDGLLLYFKSGLHGTEPMGVLSYAIAHATFPHETTLNQFFSESQFESYRALGYEIAERAFKTGGGLAVDAATGAAPTFLSIVKKLKSEIPPEGKPVAAVLGTH, from the coding sequence ATGGACCCGGTCCCCGAGAAACTTCTCGACATCTACCGACAGCTCAACACGGACGACCGATGGGCGCTGTGCCTTTCCGGCGGCGGGATTCGCAGCGCGGCGTTCGCGCTCGGCATCCTGCAAAGGATGGCGGCGCTGGAGGTCACGTCGAAACGCAAAGACGAGAAGGAGGCCGGCCCGGCCCTGACGCAGTTCGAGTATCTGTCGACCGTGTCGGGAGGCGGCTATATCGGCAGTTGGCTGTCGGCCTGGCTCTGTCGGGAGCGCAAGCTCGGTGCTCCCAATCCGGTGGTTTCCGCACTCAATCAGCGATACACCGTCGATCAAACCAGGGATCACGAGGAAGCAGAGCCGGTTTCCAATCTCCGACGCAATTCCCACTTTCTCGCTCCGAGCTTTTCGTCGATCTCTCCCGACCTGTGGAGCGACGTCGCCGGCGTCCTGCGCAATCTGTTCCTGAACTGGATTCTGCTCGTCCCGCCGATGATCCTCGCGGTGCTCATCACCAAGGCTCTCTCCTTTGCCGTCATCGACGCCCACAAGATCACGACCGACAATACATCGGGGTGGTTTCTGGGTCTGATGATCGTACCGACGATCTGTTTCCTGATGTCCTTGTCATTCTCCGCCGCGAACCGTCCCGCGCGCGGATGCATCAATGTCCCGCAACCGCGGTTTCTCCTGTGCGATCTCGCACCCTTCCTCATCGGAGCCGCGTTGCTGGTTTTCGTATTGCAAAGCCAATACGGCCTGTCGACGCTCACGAAGGTGACCGATACCCTTGGATTCAAATTCGACGCGCAGGTCAAAGGAGCTCGATTCTACTTCAACGTGATCATGCGCGGCGCCATCCTCGGCGTTTTGTTTTTCTTCTTGTCCTGGGTGCTGGCGCGTGCATGGCCATTGGTTTTCGGAAGGTCAGCCCAGCAATCGCTCGCGAAACGTCCCAAGCATCCCTGGATCGACCTTTTCGCGTGGTGCGTCGCCGGCGCGGCTTTCGGCCTGCTGAGCGCCGCAGGACTCGCTCTGCTTTGGTATTACAGCCCCCCGGGGGCCGATACCGCGGCAGCGCGCTTTGCCTGCGTGCTCGGGCTGCCCTGGATCGTGATGGCGCGCATCGTCGCCGACGTGATCTATATCTCGTTTGCCGAATCCCTGTCCGAGGTGGACGTAGGCCTCGAATTTCAGGCCCGGTCGAGCGGGCTCTTTACGCTGGCCTATATTGGCTGGCTGCTCTGGTTCGGACTCGTGCTTGGCGCGCCACCGGCCGCAACATGGATCGAGGGCATGCTGGGCATCGCGACCGTCCCCTCGCTTGCAACAGGGGGAGGTATTTCGGGCCTGGTTTCGGTCATCCTGGGCGCGAGCTCGAAGACCAGGGCCGCCGCCGAGCAGGTATCGGGCTTTCGCCAATATCTCGGGCTCAACACGATCGCGGCGATTGCGGCCGCAATTTTCGCGGCAGCGCTGGTCGCCCTGCTGTCGATCGGTTGGGACGCCGCCTTCAAGTCTTTCGAGGCCGGCGCCGATCATCTGCCCTGGATGGTCGTGATCGTTGCAGGTCTCTTGCTTGTGCTGTTGATCACCGCAGCCTCCCGTGTCCTCAGCATCAACCGCTACTCGCTCCACAGCATCTATCGGAACCGCCTGGTGCGTGCCTTTCTCGGCGCGTCACGCCACGAGAAGGATCGCGACAAGACGAAGAATGCCTTCACGGATTTCGACAGCAGCGATAGCCCGTATCTGCACGAGCTCTGGGAACACGGCGTTCAACCACGCGGGACCAACTGGAAGCCGTTCCACGTCATCAGCGGAGCGCTCAATCTCGTGTCGTCCAAGAACCTGGCGTGGCAGGAACGGATGGCGGCGCCGTTCACGTTCTCGCCGCTGCATTGCGGCAGCGGCAGCGCGGCGTTCTCGGATGGGGCCTACCGCACGACCTACGCCACGACCAAGCAGCCGCATCCCTACGGCGGGCCGCCGCTTGGCCTTACGCTCGGGACCGCCATGGCAATTTCCGGCGCGGCCGTGAGCCCGAGCATGGGCTACAATTCATCGCCGGGGGTCGCCTTCCTGATGGCGCTGTTCAACGTTCGCCTTGGCTGGTGGCTGGCCAACCCGCGCGGCGACAATCCCGATTACGCGAAGGCCAAGCCTCCCTTTGCGCTCCGGCCGTTCTTCATGGAGATGTTCGGCCTGACCAGCGAGACCGAACGCTGGGTCTACCTCACGGACGGCGGGCACTTCGAAAATCTCGGCCTCTACGAGATGGTTCGCCGGCGCTGCCGGGTGATCGTGGTCAGCGACGCCGGCTGCGATCCCGATTACACCTTCGAGGACCTCGGCAACGCGCTTCGCAAGATCTGGATCGATCTCGGCGTGCGTATCGACCTGCGGGGCCTCGACCTGCTGAAGAAGCGCTTCACCGAGCGACCGAGCCCGGCGCAGGACGGGCCCTACTGGGCAATCGGCGATATCAGATATAGCGAGGCCGATGGCGGCCAATCGCAGGACGGACTGCTGCTGTATTTCAAGTCGGGCCTGCACGGCACCGAGCCCATGGGCGTCCTGAGCTATGCGATCGCCCACGCGACCTTTCCGCACGAGACGACGCTGAACCAGTTCTTCTCGGAATCGCAATTCGAGAGCTACCGCGCGCTCGGATACGAGATCGCGGAACGCGCATTCAAAACCGGCGGAGGGCTTGCGGTCGACGCGGCGACGGGAGCAGCCCCGACGTTCCTCTCGATCGTGAAGAAGCTCAAGAGCGAGATCCCGCCGGAAGGCAAGCCCGTCGCGGCGGTGTTGGGAACGCATTAG
- a CDS encoding HGGxSTG domain-containing protein: MRASPRCGATTRHGAPCCAPAARGKMRCRMHGGGRRCGAPKGNGNARKHGLFSREAAAERGQVRRLLDEAQELLRQLE, from the coding sequence ATGCGGGCGAGCCCGCGCTGCGGCGCCACGACGCGCCACGGCGCTCCCTGCTGCGCGCCGGCGGCGCGGGGCAAGATGCGCTGCCGCATGCATGGCGGCGGCCGACGATGCGGCGCACCGAAAGGAAACGGGAATGCGCGGAAACACGGACTGTTTTCGCGGGAAGCCGCGGCCGAGCGGGGACAAGTGCGGCGACTGCTTGACGAAGCGCAAGAGCTGCTGCGCCAGCTGGAGTGA
- a CDS encoding Bug family tripartite tricarboxylate transporter substrate binding protein, with product MQRTLRLLAIVAGLCVTTEALAQKYPVRPVKIVVGFSAGGPVDVVARIVADRLSNKLGQPFVVENRAGANGMIAAEGVARAEADGYTILACNSSTITLNRTLFRDIRYDPEKDFAPLTTVVSAPLVLVVNPENPRTADINTVADLVAAAKAAPGALAYGSGGNGNLAHLAMELLSQKAGVKLIHVPYRGGAASEVGILAQEVLAVFDPLSAVPLVKAGKLRALAVSSAARLPALPDVPTVAEAGYPGFDISFWVGFFMPKTTPAPILETLHREIVTAAKDPAAAEKLGSQGVVSLLSPAEYAAKIAKETKELAEVVVAANIKAE from the coding sequence ATGCAACGAACGCTTCGCCTGCTGGCGATCGTCGCCGGATTGTGCGTGACGACCGAGGCTCTCGCGCAAAAATATCCGGTGCGGCCGGTCAAGATCGTGGTCGGCTTCAGCGCCGGCGGCCCGGTCGACGTGGTCGCGCGCATCGTCGCCGACCGCTTGAGCAACAAGCTCGGACAGCCCTTCGTGGTCGAGAACCGCGCCGGCGCCAACGGCATGATCGCGGCCGAAGGCGTCGCGCGTGCGGAGGCGGACGGCTACACCATCCTCGCCTGCAACTCGTCCACGATCACGCTCAACAGGACGCTGTTCAGGGATATCCGCTACGATCCGGAAAAGGACTTCGCGCCGCTCACCACCGTCGTATCGGCGCCGCTCGTCCTCGTCGTCAATCCCGAGAATCCCAGGACGGCTGATATCAACACCGTGGCCGATCTCGTCGCAGCCGCAAAGGCGGCGCCCGGCGCGCTCGCTTACGGCTCGGGCGGCAACGGCAATCTCGCCCATCTCGCCATGGAGCTGCTCAGCCAGAAGGCCGGCGTCAAGCTGATCCACGTGCCCTATCGCGGCGGCGCGGCGTCCGAGGTCGGCATCCTCGCGCAGGAGGTCCTGGCGGTGTTCGATCCGCTCTCCGCCGTGCCGCTGGTGAAGGCCGGAAAGCTGCGCGCGCTCGCGGTGTCGTCGGCCGCGCGGCTGCCGGCGCTGCCGGATGTTCCGACAGTCGCGGAAGCAGGCTATCCCGGCTTCGACATCTCGTTCTGGGTCGGCTTCTTCATGCCGAAGACGACGCCCGCGCCGATCCTGGAGACGCTGCACCGGGAGATCGTCACGGCGGCCAAGGATCCAGCGGCCGCAGAGAAGCTCGGCTCACAAGGCGTCGTCAGCCTGCTCAGCCCGGCTGAGTACGCGGCAAAGATCGCGAAGGAGACGAAGGAGCTTGCCGAGGTCGTGGTCGCCGCGAACATCAAGGCGGAGTAG
- a CDS encoding branched-chain amino acid ABC transporter ATP-binding protein/permease: MRSASAIERLRPLMIAAVAVIALPFLLKAFGLSLNTGTWIAGLAIATMGLNLCIGYTGLVSFGHSAWFGIGAYAAGLIQLRYFPGEIWLPLLGSMVVVGVASSLIGMLILRRRGVYFSLLTLALAALVYTTAFRWTSLTGGEDGLGGLKRGGIGPVSFDNALTYYIVVAAIGLVVLYVLMRLVRSPFGHVLVAIRENQLRASFQGYPVERYKLAVFVISAVVTGLAGALIAFLNYLVSAEAVSVPFAGELLAMVVIGGMRSLLGPALGALFFILFRELFSIWTSDWLFWFGLTFVAFVMYSPGGLVGIGSLIMRRLRPPAEETAAMSRRKIYDGLPLPDFLRPEALKGTVLEVSGVSKKFGGIRAVENASIKVAAGEIHALIGPNGAGKTTLFNLVSGLYTPDHGIIRLQGRDIAGVPANLICHQGLARSFQITNLFRGLTIYENLRLSLQAQRPMRFNIWNDIDAYDEIHAETAALTKFLGLEGIEEIEGGELSYGGQRLVDLGIALGSKPQVLLLDEPLAGLAAAERERVSNLVRNIAANIPVLIVEHDIDRVLGFSQVVTVMNQGEVLMSDCPSAVRADLRVQEIYTGKGIPPIEHRRSLEEAGERETVLRLDRVNTFYGKSHILNDAALDVREGEIVALLGRNGAGKSTLLKSIAGLVPAASGSIDYRGTDIAHLPAADIARRGVGYVPQGRGLFAGMTVRENLALGRLARKTDGSDGVVWNEEQILSYFPRLKERMNIAADYLSGGEQQMVAVARAMSGNVRLLLLDEPFEGLAPAVTLELFGVFDQLRRHMSIVIVEHNLDLVLALADRVFALERGAVFHQGPAAPLLNDLGYRKQILWL; the protein is encoded by the coding sequence ATGAGAAGCGCCTCCGCCATCGAGAGACTTCGGCCGCTGATGATCGCGGCTGTCGCGGTCATCGCGCTTCCGTTCCTGCTGAAGGCATTCGGCCTGTCGCTCAACACCGGCACCTGGATCGCCGGACTCGCGATCGCGACCATGGGCCTCAATCTTTGCATCGGCTATACCGGCCTCGTCTCGTTCGGCCACAGCGCCTGGTTCGGCATCGGCGCCTATGCCGCCGGCCTGATCCAGCTTCGCTACTTCCCCGGCGAGATCTGGCTGCCGCTGCTCGGATCAATGGTCGTCGTCGGAGTCGCCTCGAGCCTGATCGGCATGCTGATCCTGCGCCGGCGGGGCGTCTATTTCTCGCTGTTGACCTTGGCCCTCGCCGCGCTCGTCTACACCACCGCCTTCCGCTGGACGAGCCTCACCGGCGGCGAGGACGGGCTTGGCGGGCTCAAGCGCGGCGGCATCGGCCCCGTCAGCTTCGACAATGCGCTCACCTATTACATCGTGGTCGCGGCGATCGGCCTCGTCGTGCTCTACGTGCTGATGCGCCTCGTGCGCTCGCCATTCGGACATGTGCTGGTCGCGATCCGCGAGAACCAGTTGCGGGCGAGCTTCCAGGGCTATCCGGTCGAGCGCTACAAGCTTGCGGTGTTCGTGATCTCCGCCGTCGTCACCGGGCTCGCCGGCGCGCTGATCGCGTTCCTGAACTATCTGGTCTCGGCCGAAGCCGTCTCGGTGCCGTTCGCCGGCGAGCTGCTGGCGATGGTGGTGATCGGCGGCATGCGCAGCCTCCTGGGCCCCGCACTCGGCGCGCTGTTCTTCATCCTGTTCCGCGAGCTGTTCTCGATCTGGACGTCGGACTGGCTGTTCTGGTTCGGCCTGACCTTCGTGGCCTTCGTGATGTATTCGCCCGGCGGCCTCGTCGGCATCGGTTCGCTGATCATGCGGCGGCTCCGTCCGCCGGCGGAAGAAACGGCGGCCATGAGCCGGCGCAAGATCTATGACGGCCTGCCGCTCCCGGACTTCCTGCGGCCGGAGGCACTGAAGGGCACCGTGCTGGAAGTCAGCGGCGTCTCCAAGAAATTCGGCGGCATCCGCGCGGTCGAGAACGCCAGCATCAAGGTTGCCGCCGGCGAGATCCACGCGCTGATCGGTCCGAACGGCGCGGGCAAGACCACGCTGTTCAATCTGGTTTCCGGGCTCTACACGCCCGACCATGGCATCATCCGCCTTCAGGGCCGCGACATCGCCGGCGTGCCGGCGAACCTGATCTGCCATCAGGGGCTGGCGCGCTCGTTCCAGATCACCAATCTGTTTCGCGGGCTGACGATCTACGAGAATTTGCGCCTGTCGCTGCAGGCGCAGCGGCCGATGCGCTTCAACATCTGGAACGACATCGACGCGTACGACGAGATCCACGCCGAGACGGCCGCACTGACAAAATTCCTCGGGCTCGAAGGCATCGAGGAGATCGAGGGCGGCGAACTCTCCTATGGCGGGCAGCGGCTGGTCGATCTCGGCATCGCGCTCGGCTCGAAGCCGCAGGTGCTGCTGCTCGACGAGCCGCTCGCGGGCCTCGCCGCCGCCGAGCGCGAGCGCGTCTCCAACCTCGTCAGGAACATCGCGGCCAACATCCCCGTGCTGATCGTCGAGCACGACATCGACCGCGTGCTCGGCTTCTCGCAGGTCGTGACCGTGATGAACCAGGGCGAGGTGCTGATGTCCGACTGCCCCAGCGCGGTGCGGGCCGATCTGCGGGTCCAGGAGATCTATACCGGCAAGGGCATTCCTCCGATCGAGCATCGGCGCAGCCTCGAGGAAGCCGGCGAGCGCGAGACCGTGCTGCGGCTCGACCGCGTCAACACGTTCTACGGCAAGAGCCACATCCTCAACGACGCCGCGCTCGACGTGCGCGAAGGCGAAATCGTCGCCCTGCTCGGGCGCAACGGCGCCGGCAAGTCGACGCTGCTCAAATCCATCGCCGGCCTCGTGCCGGCGGCGTCAGGCAGCATCGACTATCGCGGCACCGATATTGCGCACCTGCCCGCCGCCGACATCGCACGCCGCGGCGTCGGATATGTGCCGCAGGGGCGCGGGCTGTTCGCCGGCATGACCGTGCGCGAAAACCTCGCGCTCGGCCGCCTTGCCCGCAAGACCGACGGCAGCGATGGCGTGGTCTGGAACGAGGAGCAGATCCTCAGCTATTTCCCCCGCCTGAAGGAGCGCATGAACATCGCCGCCGACTATCTCTCCGGCGGCGAGCAGCAGATGGTGGCGGTCGCCCGCGCGATGTCCGGCAATGTCCGCCTGCTGCTGCTCGACGAGCCCTTCGAAGGACTCGCGCCGGCCGTGACGCTGGAGCTGTTTGGGGTGTTCGACCAGCTCCGCCGGCACATGTCGATCGTGATCGTCGAGCACAATCTCGACCTCGTGCTGGCGCTGGCCGACCGCGTCTTCGCGCTGGAGCGCGGCGCCGTGTTCCACCAGGGACCGGCAGCGCCGCTGCTGAACGATCTCGGCTATCGCAAGCAGATCTTGTGGCTGTGA
- a CDS encoding branched-chain amino acid ABC transporter permease has protein sequence MQFEFLLEQVVNGLVLGGYYLLIALGLSLIFSVGGIVNLAHGAFYALGAYVCVELTRRLGFGASVVISPFAVALLGILFERFILCRFYTADPILSLLVTFGLAMVAEQAIRMIWGAAPVSTEIPQSFRGSVIVGDFLFSRYRLLILAVVAAILLGIWLLLQKTSFGRVVRAGIQRPDMVAALGIRLQPYMTGIVMLGVGMAALGGAFFAPITTVHPAMGAEIMTVAFVVVVIGGLGSFWGVVIAALLVGVVRGIAIHFEPAAGEASIYILMFLVLLVRPRGLLGERIEKFE, from the coding sequence ATGCAGTTCGAGTTCTTGCTGGAACAGGTGGTCAATGGTCTCGTGCTCGGAGGCTATTACCTGCTCATCGCGCTCGGGCTGTCGCTGATCTTCTCGGTCGGAGGCATCGTCAATCTCGCGCATGGCGCCTTCTATGCGCTCGGCGCCTATGTCTGCGTCGAGCTGACCAGGCGCCTCGGCTTCGGCGCCTCCGTGGTGATCTCGCCGTTCGCGGTCGCCCTGCTCGGCATCCTGTTCGAGCGCTTCATCCTGTGCCGCTTCTACACCGCCGATCCCATTCTCAGCCTGCTCGTGACCTTCGGGCTTGCGATGGTCGCCGAGCAGGCGATCCGCATGATCTGGGGCGCCGCGCCTGTCTCCACCGAGATCCCGCAGAGCTTTCGCGGCTCGGTGATCGTCGGCGATTTCCTGTTCTCGCGCTATCGCCTGCTGATCCTGGCCGTGGTCGCCGCCATCCTGCTCGGCATCTGGCTCCTGCTGCAAAAGACCTCGTTTGGCCGCGTGGTACGCGCCGGCATCCAGCGGCCCGACATGGTCGCCGCCCTCGGCATCCGCCTGCAGCCCTACATGACAGGGATCGTGATGCTCGGCGTCGGCATGGCCGCGCTCGGCGGTGCTTTCTTCGCGCCGATCACCACCGTGCATCCGGCGATGGGCGCCGAGATCATGACGGTGGCCTTTGTCGTTGTCGTGATCGGCGGGCTCGGCAGCTTCTGGGGCGTCGTCATCGCCGCCCTCCTCGTCGGCGTGGTGCGCGGCATTGCCATTCATTTCGAGCCTGCCGCCGGCGAGGCCTCGATCTACATCCTGATGTTCCTGGTGCTGCTGGTGCGCCCGCGCGGCCTGCTCGGCGAACGCATCGAGAAGTTCGAATGA